In Aestuariibaculum lutulentum, one DNA window encodes the following:
- a CDS encoding THUMP-like domain-containing protein yields MNTDILNTEVQEFINQHLNSDITSLILKGSPFPSIDTKELIEQIEAKTRCEKKLPSWFNAEQIYYPNKLNIEQTSSEVTAAYKSSLLSGESIIDLTGGFGVDCFYFSKVFKSVEHCEINTSLSDIVKHNYKQLGVSNIETHAIDGMEFLKNTNKTYDWIYIDPSRRHDSKGKVFFLKDCLPNVPEHLNLLFKRSKNILIKTSPLLDFSIGIDELKHVKTIHVVALNNEVKELLWVLEQDFSEEISIETVNLKNDRNEVFNFSFGAEKTLESNYYEPLTYLYEPNSAVLKAGGFHSISNQLKVDKLHKHSHLYTSNKHIEFPGRCFKIESIVNYNKKELKKLGVTKANITTRNFPETVEQLRKKHKIKDGGNTYLFFTTDLNNNKIILVTSKL; encoded by the coding sequence TTGAATACCGACATTTTAAATACCGAAGTTCAGGAATTTATTAATCAACATTTAAATTCAGACATCACCTCGTTAATTCTGAAAGGCTCCCCGTTTCCTTCAATAGACACTAAAGAACTTATTGAACAAATTGAAGCCAAAACCCGTTGCGAAAAGAAATTACCTTCGTGGTTTAATGCGGAACAGATTTATTATCCAAACAAATTAAACATAGAACAAACGTCCTCAGAGGTCACAGCAGCATATAAATCGAGTTTACTTTCAGGGGAATCTATCATCGATTTAACAGGTGGTTTTGGAGTAGATTGTTTTTATTTCTCGAAAGTTTTTAAAAGTGTTGAACATTGCGAGATTAACACATCTCTTTCTGATATAGTTAAGCATAACTACAAACAGCTGGGGGTAAGTAATATTGAAACTCATGCCATAGACGGTATGGAATTTCTAAAAAACACCAACAAAACCTACGATTGGATTTACATCGATCCTTCACGACGTCATGATAGCAAGGGCAAAGTTTTCTTTTTAAAAGATTGTCTTCCCAATGTACCTGAACATTTAAATCTTCTGTTTAAACGTTCAAAAAATATATTAATAAAAACATCACCTTTGCTTGATTTTTCGATTGGTATCGATGAATTAAAACATGTTAAAACCATTCATGTAGTAGCTTTAAACAACGAGGTTAAAGAACTTCTTTGGGTTTTAGAACAAGATTTTTCGGAAGAAATTTCTATTGAAACCGTGAATCTGAAAAATGACAGAAATGAAGTCTTTAATTTTTCATTTGGTGCCGAAAAAACTCTGGAATCTAATTACTATGAACCTCTCACTTATTTATACGAACCAAACAGTGCAGTTTTAAAAGCCGGCGGATTTCACTCAATAAGCAATCAATTAAAGGTTGATAAACTACATAAGCATTCTCATTTATACACCAGTAATAAGCATATAGAATTTCCCGGCAGATGTTTTAAAATCGAATCCATAGTTAATTACAATAAAAAAGAACTTAAAAAACTCGGAGTTACCAAAGCTAATATTACCACGCGAAACTTTCCAGAAACGGTTGAACAACTTCGAAAAAAGCATAAAATTAAAGACGGAGGAAACACATATCTGTTCTTTACCACCGACTTAAACAATAACAAAATTATTTTAGTAACGAGTAAATTGTAA
- a CDS encoding AI-2E family transporter, giving the protein MNSKIIANGILRAIAILLGVALLLFFLYKIQSVISYLVIASVISLIGRPIVLFLTNRLKFKSTLAVVVTIVFLLGSVIGLVTMFVPLIIEQGHKLSLLNINELQTNIDDLYTEIIHYFDLRKIDVRQSLEETKLLSKLDLSMIPSFLNSVVSGLGSFSVGLFSVLFISFFFLKDSKLFEHGILIFIPDNKETQWKNSSTKIKDLLSRYFVGLILQISILFVIYTTGLLIIGIENPIVIAFLCALLNLIPYVGPLISVVLMLTLTMTSHLGEGFSDVILPKTFWVFIVFLIGQLVDNFFSQPFIFSKSVKSHPLEIFLVILITGILFGVIGLILAVPAYTAIKVVLKEFLSENSIVKKLTKDL; this is encoded by the coding sequence ATGAACTCAAAAATCATCGCCAACGGTATTCTCAGAGCGATAGCTATTCTTTTAGGTGTGGCTCTATTGCTTTTCTTCCTTTATAAAATTCAATCGGTTATTAGCTATTTGGTTATCGCCTCTGTAATTTCCTTAATCGGGCGACCTATCGTTTTATTTCTAACCAACCGATTAAAATTTAAAAGTACGTTGGCCGTTGTGGTAACCATCGTCTTTTTACTGGGTTCGGTTATTGGTTTAGTAACTATGTTTGTGCCTTTAATTATTGAGCAAGGACACAAATTATCGTTGTTAAACATCAACGAATTACAAACCAATATTGATGATTTATATACTGAAATTATTCACTATTTCGATTTGCGAAAAATCGATGTACGCCAGTCTCTTGAAGAAACGAAACTGTTATCTAAGTTAGATTTATCAATGATTCCTTCTTTCTTAAACTCAGTTGTTAGTGGTTTAGGGAGTTTTAGTGTGGGCTTATTTTCAGTCTTATTTATTTCGTTTTTCTTTCTGAAAGACAGTAAATTATTCGAGCATGGCATTTTAATCTTTATTCCAGACAACAAAGAAACGCAGTGGAAAAACTCTTCAACAAAAATTAAAGACCTATTATCCAGATACTTTGTAGGACTGATTCTTCAAATATCTATTCTATTTGTCATTTATACCACAGGCTTACTTATAATTGGGATTGAAAACCCCATTGTAATTGCGTTTTTATGCGCTTTATTAAACCTGATTCCTTATGTTGGACCATTAATCAGTGTCGTTTTGATGCTTACTTTAACCATGACCAGTCATTTAGGTGAAGGTTTCAGTGATGTTATTTTACCAAAAACATTTTGGGTATTTATTGTGTTTTTAATTGGTCAGTTAGTCGATAATTTTTTCAGTCAGCCCTTTATATTTTCAAAAAGTGTCAAATCACATCCACTGGAAATTTTCCTGGTAATTTTAATAACAGGCATATTATTCGGGGTTATTGGCTTAATTTTGGCAGTTCCGGCGTATACCGCTATTAAAGTGGTTTTAAAAGAATTTTTATCGGAAAACAGCATCGTAAAAAAATTGACTAAAGATTTATAA
- a CDS encoding glycoside hydrolase family protein: MKISTSNLNRTNFLKTLFLLFLINISYAQQGLKSFADQWEFVGIAVEEPGYTIWGTSPIIDDNGKTHLFVARWPGNTVEPGWRTHSEIAHYIGDSSEGPFKFVDIAVKGQIENKLNSTDSLSNKNIFAPHNPTIKKIGDVYALFYIVNNGIKEHPSNQYICLSTSKSLNGPWEPVNTDGAILRPSQNKDYWNYNASNGVNNPTLLQHPKGGFFLYYKSEKARMGLAIAEHLEGPYVQMPFPVTVNDRNIEDGYAFMFNNKFALLTTDNHGIVEEGGGILWTSNDGIHFDSSEKGFHRINDYTPINMKDAKVHYGPKNKSYAKFERPQILLINNKPKYLYVASGTNIYGGDAPVSYVLKAKDK, encoded by the coding sequence ATGAAAATATCAACCTCAAATTTAAATCGAACCAATTTCTTAAAAACTCTTTTCCTTCTGTTTTTAATCAATATATCTTATGCTCAGCAGGGATTAAAGTCATTTGCCGATCAATGGGAATTTGTTGGCATTGCAGTAGAAGAGCCAGGATATACTATTTGGGGCACTTCTCCTATAATTGATGACAATGGTAAAACTCATTTATTTGTTGCCAGATGGCCGGGAAATACTGTTGAACCTGGATGGAGAACACATAGTGAAATTGCACATTATATTGGGGATTCTTCAGAAGGTCCTTTTAAATTTGTTGACATTGCTGTTAAAGGCCAAATTGAAAACAAACTAAATTCAACAGATTCGCTATCAAATAAAAACATTTTTGCTCCTCACAATCCTACCATAAAGAAAATAGGTGATGTCTATGCTTTATTCTACATTGTTAACAACGGAATAAAAGAACATCCATCAAACCAATATATCTGTCTGTCTACATCAAAAAGCTTAAACGGACCCTGGGAACCTGTAAATACTGACGGTGCTATTTTACGACCTTCACAAAACAAAGATTACTGGAACTACAATGCCAGTAATGGGGTTAACAACCCTACCCTATTACAGCACCCTAAAGGCGGTTTTTTCCTTTATTACAAATCGGAAAAAGCACGGATGGGTTTAGCTATAGCCGAGCACTTGGAAGGGCCATATGTTCAAATGCCGTTTCCTGTAACTGTAAACGACAGAAATATTGAAGATGGTTACGCATTTATGTTTAATAATAAATTTGCCCTACTAACAACAGACAATCATGGTATCGTAGAAGAAGGCGGAGGTATTTTATGGACATCTAATGATGGTATACACTTTGACTCTAGCGAAAAAGGATTCCATCGCATAAATGATTATACACCTATAAATATGAAAGACGCTAAAGTGCACTATGGTCCTAAAAACAAATCTTACGCAAAATTTGAACGTCCGCAGATTTTATTAATTAACAATAAACCTAAATATTTATACGTTGCATCAGGTACTAATATCTATGGAGGTGACGCACCGGTAAGCTACGTTTTAAAAGCTAAGGATAAATAA
- a CDS encoding glycoside hydrolase family 95 protein produces MNYPIKLNLKPIYFVTLLFCSLGFGQEHILWYDQPASNWNEALPLGNGKIGVMVFGNTTNEHIQLNDDSMWPGNDPDWIEPEGNKEDLDHIRDLLFEGNNKAADSLFVAKFSNKTIVRSHQTLGDLFIDYKHDNITDYRRELNIENATSQVSFKSNGYLFTENILVSHPHKVIVIELATNAPEGINAKLKLSRPQDADFETAKPFTTENGLLLMQGEVTQREGKFNSQPKPITHGVKFETALKVINEKGTVLTTQDYIELKNVKKATLYIVNNSSYYFDDYKKQNQKDLKAIDSKSFDDIKKVHIKDYQEFYSRVKLQINQEDFSSIPTDQRIEAVKNGNIDTGLETLLFNYGRYLLISSSREGTNPANLQGLWNQHLKAPWNADYHANINLQMNYWLADVTGLGELNNPLFNYVDMLVENGKTTASKNFGCSGSFIPHATDLWGPTWLRAPTAYWGCSMGAGGWLMQHYWQHYRFTKDKNFLNKRVYPALHEVTKFYSDWIIEDPRDGTLISAPSTSPENRFINENGDQVATCLGSAMDQQVIHEVFENYLKTCEILNIDNDFVRKIKQQKSQLRPGFVLGDDGRILEWDRPYEEPEPGHRHMSHLYGFHPGNIVTKENAPELFNAVRKTLDYRLENGGAGPGWSRAWLINCSARLQDAEMAHEHIQFLFKKSIGKNLFDLHPPFQIDGNFGYTAGVAEMLLQSQEENVIRILPALPKAWKDGSVSGLKGRGGLTFDIVWSNSQLDKVTITSKFNHQFKLIYKDTVKNLHLKKGETFIVEL; encoded by the coding sequence ATGAATTACCCCATTAAACTTAACTTAAAACCAATCTATTTCGTAACCCTTTTATTTTGTTCATTAGGTTTCGGACAAGAACACATCCTGTGGTACGACCAACCTGCAAGTAATTGGAACGAAGCACTTCCTTTAGGTAATGGTAAAATTGGTGTTATGGTTTTCGGAAATACCACAAACGAGCACATTCAGTTGAACGATGACTCGATGTGGCCAGGTAATGATCCGGACTGGATTGAACCAGAAGGAAACAAAGAGGACCTTGACCACATCAGAGATTTATTATTTGAAGGCAACAACAAAGCTGCCGACAGTTTGTTTGTAGCTAAATTTTCAAATAAAACTATCGTAAGATCTCACCAAACATTAGGCGATTTATTTATCGATTATAAACACGACAACATCACAGATTATCGTCGTGAACTGAATATAGAAAATGCCACCTCTCAGGTTTCTTTCAAATCTAATGGCTATTTGTTTACTGAAAACATTCTGGTCTCTCATCCACATAAAGTCATTGTTATTGAATTGGCTACCAATGCTCCTGAAGGCATCAATGCTAAACTAAAACTTAGCAGACCTCAGGATGCCGATTTCGAAACTGCAAAGCCTTTTACAACAGAAAACGGACTTCTTCTTATGCAAGGAGAAGTAACACAGCGTGAAGGTAAATTTAATTCGCAACCTAAACCCATTACGCACGGCGTTAAATTTGAAACAGCCTTAAAAGTAATTAATGAAAAGGGAACTGTTTTAACCACTCAAGACTATATAGAGCTAAAAAACGTTAAGAAAGCCACTTTATATATTGTAAATAACTCATCATACTATTTTGATGATTATAAAAAACAAAATCAAAAGGATTTAAAGGCCATTGACTCTAAATCGTTCGACGACATTAAAAAAGTTCATATTAAAGATTATCAAGAATTTTATTCACGAGTAAAACTTCAAATAAACCAAGAAGATTTCAGTAGCATTCCTACAGACCAAAGAATTGAAGCTGTAAAAAATGGTAATATCGACACTGGTTTAGAAACCTTGTTATTTAATTACGGCCGTTATTTATTAATTTCTTCTTCCAGAGAAGGCACTAACCCTGCAAATCTACAAGGGTTATGGAATCAGCATTTAAAAGCCCCATGGAACGCCGATTACCATGCGAACATTAACCTTCAAATGAATTACTGGTTAGCCGATGTTACCGGACTTGGAGAACTTAACAATCCGCTTTTCAACTATGTTGACATGCTGGTTGAAAACGGAAAAACGACGGCTAGTAAAAACTTTGGTTGCAGTGGGTCTTTTATTCCTCATGCCACCGATTTATGGGGACCAACATGGTTACGTGCCCCTACGGCATACTGGGGTTGTTCTATGGGTGCTGGAGGATGGCTTATGCAGCATTACTGGCAACATTACAGATTTACAAAAGATAAAAATTTCCTGAATAAACGCGTATATCCTGCGCTTCATGAAGTCACTAAATTTTATAGCGATTGGATTATTGAAGATCCTCGAGACGGCACTTTAATTTCAGCCCCCTCCACTTCGCCAGAAAACAGATTCATAAATGAAAACGGTGATCAAGTAGCAACTTGTCTAGGAAGCGCCATGGACCAACAAGTCATTCATGAAGTTTTCGAAAACTACCTAAAAACCTGCGAAATTTTAAATATTGACAACGACTTTGTTAGAAAAATAAAGCAACAGAAAAGTCAGTTGCGTCCGGGGTTTGTTTTAGGTGATGATGGCAGAATTTTAGAATGGGACAGACCCTATGAAGAACCGGAACCTGGCCACAGGCACATGTCTCACCTTTATGGGTTTCATCCAGGAAACATCGTAACAAAAGAGAATGCGCCAGAATTATTTAATGCCGTTAGAAAAACGTTAGACTACCGTTTAGAAAACGGAGGAGCTGGTCCGGGTTGGAGCCGGGCCTGGTTAATTAATTGTAGCGCCAGACTTCAAGATGCCGAAATGGCTCACGAGCACATTCAATTCTTGTTTAAAAAATCTATAGGTAAAAACCTTTTCGATTTACACCCGCCTTTTCAGATTGATGGTAATTTTGGCTATACCGCAGGAGTTGCTGAAATGCTTTTACAATCTCAAGAAGAAAACGTGATTCGTATTTTACCTGCTTTACCAAAAGCATGGAAAGACGGCTCTGTGTCAGGTTTAAAAGGACGTGGTGGATTAACCTTCGATATTGTTTGGAGTAATAGCCAATTAGACAAAGTAACAATTACCTCAAAATTCAATCATCAGTTCAAATTAATTTATAAGGATACTGTAAAAAATCTTCATTTAAAAAAAGGAGAAACTTTTATTGTTGAATTATAA
- a CDS encoding TrmH family RNA methyltransferase, with translation MNTNMQLTHYTSNFNKRTFPITVVGDNVTNAPNIGSLFRMCDAFGVEKLILCGEGITLGRKTAKTSRATEKVVPYEIYESALDQIENLKKDHFIIALEITSTSQPIHTFQLPTEKPIVLVVGDENFGVSEAILNFADAIIHIDMFGQNSSMNVVQATNIALYEMTKQLL, from the coding sequence TTGAACACTAACATGCAACTCACCCATTACACTTCAAATTTTAACAAAAGAACATTCCCAATAACCGTGGTTGGAGATAATGTTACCAATGCACCAAATATTGGGAGCTTGTTTAGAATGTGTGACGCCTTTGGAGTTGAAAAATTAATACTTTGTGGAGAAGGTATTACACTTGGCAGAAAAACAGCTAAAACTTCACGTGCCACCGAAAAGGTGGTGCCTTACGAAATTTACGAATCTGCTTTAGACCAAATAGAAAATCTAAAAAAAGATCATTTCATCATAGCTCTTGAAATTACAAGTACAAGTCAACCAATTCATACCTTTCAACTCCCAACAGAAAAACCCATTGTCTTAGTTGTTGGCGATGAAAACTTTGGTGTTTCCGAAGCTATTTTAAATTTCGCTGATGCGATTATTCATATCGATATGTTTGGTCAAAATAGCAGTATGAATGTGGTACAAGCTACAAATATTGCTTTATACGAAATGACAAAACAACTTTTATAA
- a CDS encoding DUF4159 domain-containing protein has product MKRVLPLLSLLLSFGGFAQELAFVKYKGGGDWYANPTSLPNLITYCNQNIDTQINPKPQTVDVDSPDLFQFPLVHMTGHGNVFFSDNDAENLRDYLISGGFLHIDDNYGMQPYITKELKKVFPDKDLVELPANHEIFNIAFPFPDGLPKIHEHDGKRPQAFGLFHEGRLMLLFTFESDLGDGWEDPEVHNDPENVREKALKMGANIVKYAFEH; this is encoded by the coding sequence ATGAAACGAGTTTTACCCCTATTGTCTTTACTCCTATCCTTCGGTGGATTTGCTCAGGAACTCGCTTTCGTAAAATATAAAGGTGGCGGCGACTGGTATGCCAACCCAACATCGTTACCAAATTTGATTACCTATTGTAATCAAAACATCGACACTCAGATTAATCCAAAACCACAGACGGTTGATGTTGATAGTCCAGATTTATTTCAGTTTCCATTAGTTCACATGACCGGGCATGGCAATGTGTTTTTTAGTGATAATGATGCTGAAAATCTTCGGGATTATTTAATCTCAGGTGGCTTTTTACATATCGACGATAATTACGGTATGCAACCCTATATTACCAAAGAGCTAAAAAAAGTATTTCCTGATAAGGATTTAGTAGAATTACCCGCTAACCATGAGATTTTCAATATAGCTTTCCCTTTTCCTGATGGCTTACCAAAGATTCACGAGCACGATGGTAAGCGCCCTCAAGCGTTTGGATTATTTCATGAAGGCCGATTGATGCTTCTGTTTACTTTTGAAAGTGATTTAGGAGATGGCTGGGAAGACCCGGAAGTACATAACGACCCTGAAAATGTTAGAGAAAAAGCATTAAAAATGGGTGCTAATATTGTTAAATACGCATTTGAACACTAA
- a CDS encoding 16S rRNA (uracil(1498)-N(3))-methyltransferase: MQLFYNPDITENTAQFSFDKEESKHIVKVLRKSIGDTLHITNGNGWLFTAEITVADIKNCLVKITSKTLQPKRNCHLHLAVAPTKMNDRYEWFLEKATEIGIESVTPVFCDHSERKVIKADRFEKILQSATKQSLNCYMPKLNEAISFKEFISQNFEGDLFIAHCEETDKKSLKQELKPNTNVTILIGPEGDFSTKEIELAIANKFIPVTLGETRLRTETAAIVACHSVAFVNETI; the protein is encoded by the coding sequence ATGCAGTTATTTTATAATCCAGATATTACCGAAAATACAGCTCAATTTTCTTTCGATAAAGAAGAAAGTAAACACATTGTAAAAGTCCTACGAAAAAGCATTGGAGACACTTTACACATTACCAACGGAAATGGCTGGTTATTTACTGCAGAAATTACTGTAGCTGACATAAAAAACTGTTTGGTCAAAATAACATCAAAAACGTTACAGCCAAAGCGCAATTGTCATTTGCATTTGGCTGTAGCGCCTACAAAAATGAACGACCGCTACGAGTGGTTTTTGGAAAAAGCTACAGAAATTGGTATTGAAAGCGTAACTCCCGTATTTTGCGACCACAGCGAACGTAAAGTTATTAAAGCCGATAGGTTTGAAAAGATTTTACAATCGGCTACCAAACAATCTTTAAACTGTTACATGCCTAAACTTAATGAGGCCATTTCATTTAAAGAATTTATATCTCAAAACTTTGAAGGCGATTTATTCATCGCTCATTGCGAGGAAACCGATAAAAAATCATTAAAACAGGAACTAAAACCCAATACCAACGTTACCATTCTAATTGGTCCGGAAGGCGATTTTAGTACCAAAGAAATTGAATTGGCTATAGCTAATAAATTTATTCCTGTAACTTTGGGAGAAACCCGTTTACGAACCGAAACAGCGGCTATTGTTGCTTGCCACAGTGTTGCTTTTGTAAACGAAACAATTTAA
- a CDS encoding peptidylprolyl isomerase gives MIKKLLTYSLFCFTVSALAQTSTEEDLITIESTKQIDSFLQAKKHKGNKVVTFNEEKHKTILAKELFSMSRGAVKIKENEFEKTFYKVLEKNKTPYYRVSYIYLDGAQQTEDDITNLRSEIVTKYKNGIPFSYLAKQYSMDAYANKGGDLGWFTEGKMPIEFEAEVINGNHSLEDIFSVDIPETNAHYLVLQTHEPKHIAEIKVLKIVEAIN, from the coding sequence ATGATTAAAAAACTACTTACCTACAGTTTGTTTTGTTTTACCGTTTCTGCTTTGGCTCAAACTTCTACAGAAGAAGATTTAATTACCATTGAAAGCACGAAACAGATAGACTCATTTTTACAGGCTAAAAAACATAAGGGCAACAAAGTTGTAACCTTTAATGAAGAAAAGCACAAAACCATTTTGGCTAAAGAGCTTTTTAGTATGTCTCGAGGCGCTGTAAAAATTAAAGAAAATGAATTTGAAAAGACCTTTTATAAGGTTCTTGAAAAAAACAAAACACCATATTACAGGGTAAGTTATATTTACTTAGATGGTGCGCAACAAACTGAAGACGACATTACAAATTTACGTTCAGAAATTGTTACAAAATACAAGAACGGTATTCCGTTTTCTTATTTAGCAAAACAGTATTCGATGGATGCATACGCTAACAAAGGTGGTGATTTAGGTTGGTTTACTGAAGGCAAAATGCCTATAGAATTTGAAGCCGAAGTCATTAACGGAAACCACAGTTTAGAAGATATTTTTAGTGTAGACATACCGGAAACTAATGCCCATTATTTGGTATTACAAACACACGAACCAAAACATATTGCCGAAATAAAAGTTTTAAAAATTGTTGAAGCTATAAACTAA
- the tsaD gene encoding tRNA (adenosine(37)-N6)-threonylcarbamoyltransferase complex transferase subunit TsaD, giving the protein MATQNIYILGIESSCDDTAAAVMHNGRILSNIIANQKIHEEYGGVVPELASRAHQQNIVPVVHQALKKAGITKEQLNAIAFTKGPGLMGSLLVGTSFAKSLAYGLDIPLIDVNHMQGHILAHYIDEEGFEKPPFPFLAMTISGGHTQIVRCDSYFDMTVIGETIDDAVGEAFDKSGKILGLGYPAGPEIDKRAKLGNPKAFKFTKPKVDGLNFSFSGLKTAILYFIQNETKNNPNFVEENLNDICASIQHTIIGILIDKLKLASKETGIKHIAIGGGVSANSGIRQALKDGEKKFGWTTYVPKFEFTTDNAAMIAIVGHLKYLENEFADQSVAASARLKI; this is encoded by the coding sequence ATGGCGACACAAAATATTTACATTCTTGGAATTGAGTCTTCCTGTGATGATACAGCAGCAGCTGTAATGCATAACGGACGCATTTTAAGTAACATCATTGCGAACCAGAAAATACACGAAGAATACGGTGGTGTGGTGCCCGAATTGGCATCGAGAGCACACCAGCAAAACATAGTTCCAGTAGTGCATCAGGCCTTAAAAAAAGCTGGAATTACCAAAGAACAACTAAACGCTATTGCCTTTACAAAAGGGCCTGGTTTAATGGGATCGTTATTGGTGGGAACTTCTTTTGCGAAATCTTTAGCTTACGGACTGGACATTCCCTTAATAGATGTAAACCACATGCAAGGTCACATTCTAGCCCATTATATTGACGAAGAAGGCTTTGAAAAACCTCCATTTCCGTTTTTAGCCATGACTATTTCTGGCGGACATACCCAAATTGTGCGTTGTGATAGTTATTTTGACATGACTGTTATTGGTGAAACTATTGATGATGCGGTTGGTGAAGCCTTTGATAAAAGCGGGAAAATTCTGGGCTTAGGCTACCCTGCTGGACCAGAAATAGACAAACGAGCTAAATTAGGAAATCCGAAAGCCTTTAAGTTTACTAAACCTAAAGTTGATGGATTAAACTTCAGCTTTTCAGGATTGAAAACTGCAATTTTGTATTTCATTCAAAATGAAACCAAGAATAACCCGAATTTTGTTGAAGAAAACCTCAACGACATTTGTGCTTCAATTCAACACACCATTATTGGTATTTTAATCGATAAACTAAAACTGGCATCGAAAGAAACCGGTATTAAACATATTGCCATTGGTGGCGGTGTATCGGCCAACTCCGGAATTCGTCAGGCTTTAAAAGATGGCGAGAAAAAATTTGGCTGGACCACCTACGTTCCTAAATTTGAATTCACAACCGATAATGCTGCTATGATTGCCATTGTTGGCCATTTAAAATATTTAGAAAATGAATTTGCTGATCAAAGTGTCGCAGCTTCAGCACGATTAAAAATTTAA